The DNA sequence TTCTTACTACCGCTTATGAAGAGTACGCTTTAGAAGCGTATAAGTATGATGTTATCGACTATTTGTTAAAGCCTTTTGATTTTAAAAGATTTCTTTCTGCTATTGATAAGGTAGTAAATCGATTAGAAGGCAAAAGTGTTGAAAAACAGGCTAGTATAGATTTGGAAGATATTGTGTTAAAAGTTAACAATGAAATCCTCAAAATACCTTTTAATTCAATATTGTACACGCAAAGCTGTGGTAATTACGTGAAGTTTTTTACGGCGAACAAGATGTTTATAAGCCAGATAAGAACGCAGGAAGTCGAAGCTAAATTAAATCCAAAGCATTTTATCAGAATTCATAAGTCTTACCTGGTCGCAACTAGAGAAATTTACAAAATTACGGGGGGAGAATTATACTTAAGAGACGGAACAATTCTTCCTATTGGAAAGTTCTATAAAAAGAATGTGATTGATACGATCAAAAACTAAGCAAAGGAAATCCGATGGCTGTGGTATATTTTTATTGAATTTGCTATTGAGTATCAGGTTATTCTCCTATCGTTTGATGCACGTAGCCAGTAAGTATTATTGCATCGCTTACAAACACTATTATTCGTTAAATATTCGATTGCGCCACAGTTTGTACAGGCATAGTGCCCTTCAATTTCTATTTCGTCTGTTCTATTTTTGTACTCCCTCGGCAAGATGGGAAGACCATATTTGACCAACTTATCTTCGAAATAAAAAATACTAAGCTTTCCATTTGTTTCGAGTATCGCCGTTTTGATCTGGCCTATATGAGAAACATTAGCTTCCCTCATTTCTGCAAAAAATTCGTCTTCGCCCAGCGTATGTGCTTTTTTCGCTTCCAGACTGAACATACCATCTTCAATAACGTAAAGAGGCTGGCCCTCAATTAAGGATTCCACTTTTGTATGACGAGCAGAAATATAGGTAATTAGTCGGTACAGTAATAAGGTAGACACAAATGCTATCAAGGAAGGTACAATCGCCATATCTTCAACAATCATAGGGTCGCCTGCTGCAGATCCCAAGGCGATGATAATAGCTACTTCGTAAATACTTAATTGGCGAATACCCTTTTTGCCCGTTAATCTTAAGAATGTAATGATGATAGCAAACATGATCGTCGTTCTAAATACGATCTCAAATGCGTAGCTAAAGTCTAAATTGTGCAAAAAGACTTTCTCGAAAAAAGCCATCATTTCTGTCGCGTTCAATAAATGATTTTGCATGTTGGTTTTTCTAAATTATAGTATAATGCGTTGTGAGAGGAATAAAATTAGGCTTTTAAGAATTTTCTTTTTTTCGCCTCATCATGGTGTTTAAAGTGTGAGCGGTAGATATTTATATTACGATAGATGACAAATCGGGCTAATCACAACCAAGCTCGTAGCTGCTTGTTACCTAGCTTCCACAACATTATGAAGAAAAAAATGTTTTATTAATAACTAACCTTCTACGATATATATGGAAAATGTGTTTAAAATTCTTGTCAATGGTAAGGATTGTCAGATAAAGGCAGATCCAGAAACACCGATGTTGTACATTTTACGAAATAATCTCACCCTCAACGGGCCGAAATTTGGTTGCGGATTAGTACAATGTGGCGCCTGTATGATGCTTATTGATGGGGTTGCAGTACCATCCTGTACGTATCCGCTTCAAAATGTGGGGCAATCTGAAGTCACTACGCTTGAAGGTTTGAGCCAAGAAGGCGAACAACTTCATCCAGTACAGCAATCTTTTTTTGAGGAGCAGGCAGCGCAATGTGGCTATTGTACCAATGGGCTAATCATGGCCTCTGTAGCTTTACTACGTCGCAAATCAAATCCCTCCGAAACAGAAATTAGAGCCGAACTTCAACGAAATATCTGTCGTTGCGGTATACATGCCAGAGCCATTCGTGCCGTTAAAAAGCTTGCAGATCGCTAGAAACTATGGAAAAAAATCAACAAAGTAGACGTGCATTTATTCAATCTTTAGGCGTATTGGCCATTGGTTTTTCCATGTCGGGCACGGCATGTTCTAGATCCGAGAAACAGCAAGCAGATCCATCTGCACCCGAAATACGAACAAGGGAACTGGATATGGAAGAAATTGATTCCTGGTTAGTCATTCGAGAGGATGGTCGTGTAACCATTATGACCGGAAAAATGGAGTTGGGGCAAGGAATAACGACCGCGATTGCCCAAGTTGCTGCCGAGGAATTGAATATGAATATGTCGCTTATTGATGTTCATTTGGCAGAAACAGGTTATACGCCAGACGAAGGGTACACCGCAGGAAGCAGATCCATTGAGACCAGCGCGATGTCGGTTCGCAGGGCGGCTGCATCGGCTCGCGAATACTTGCTTGAAATGGCATCTCAGGAACTATCAACTCCAAAAATAGCTTTAACGCTTGAAGATGGGAAGATTAGTGGACAAGGGAAATCTACTGCGATTTATACCTTATTAAATGGAAAATATTTCGAAACTAAGATTTCTTCGGATGCACCTTTATACGCTAATTCTGAACGAAAGATTGTAGGCCGGTCTGTCGCGCGTATGGATATCAAATCTATGGTTACCGGCAAATCGCATTTTATACATGATCTTCGTTTCCCGGATATGGTACATGCGCGCATCGTTCGCCCTCCTGCTCAGGCTGCCAAATTAACTTCCGTAGCTACGCAGGCAATTTCGAAACTTCCTGGCTTAGCTAAGTTTATACGGATTGGTAGTCTTGTGGCCGTGATAGCAGAAGATGAATATCAGACGATTAAACTCGCTAAAGCAGTATCGCATCATCTCACCTGGGATTATCAAAAAGCGCTACCGGCAAATAGGTCGCTTATGCAGCATATTAGATCACTACCTACGGATAGCAAAATAGATGAAAAAAGCGAGGCTTGGTCTGATAGCACCATAGCCAACTCTCCGGTGAGGCACCGAGCTGCTTATTTTAAGCCGTATATTATGCATGCCGCTAATGGCCCTTCCTGCGGAATTGCACGTTACGAGGACGGAAAGCTTTGGGTATGGACACATAGCCAAGGCGTCTATCCATTACGGGGAGCGCTTGTGGACCTACTTGGATTAGCGGAAGAACATATACATGTTAAAGGCGTTCCCGGTTCGGGTTGCTATGGCCACAATGGTGCAGATGATGTCGCTGCCGAAGCCGCATTACTAGCGATGGAATTTCCGGGTAGGCATGTGCGTTTACAATGGATGCGCGAAGAGGAAAATGCTTGGGAGCCTTACGGTACTGCGATGGTGTTAGAGGTGGAGGCTGGTTTGGATAGCCAAGGCCGTATCAAAGGCTGGAAGTATGATTTATGGTCGGACGATCACGGCGTGAGGCCGGGTGGAGATGCAGACAATTTGATGCCTGCTTGGTATATCGAAAAGGGACACGGAGAGGCTAAGTCCGGATTTAGAGGAGGAGCGACCCGTAATTCGGAGCCATATTACACCATACCACAACTGCATCTGCAATCTCATATTTTTCGAGGCCCACTACGAAGATCCTCCTTACGAGGCTTAGGCGCCTATGCAAATGTGTTTGCGATCGAATCGTTTATGGATGAGCTGGCGGAGAAAGCGAACATAGATCCCATTGATTTTAGGATCCGTCATTTGAATGATGAAAGGGCTATTGCCTGTCTAAAACAACTGGCAAACCAAATTAGAAGCATCAAGAAGCAGAACCAGCAAGGCATCGGTATTGGGTTTGCTCGCTATAAAAATCAGGCAGCCTATTGCGCTGTAGCAGCACACGTACGGGTAGATCAGCAAACCAATAAGGTCGAAGTAATAAAATTATGGGCTGTGGTAGATGCCGGAGAGGTGATCAATCCAGATGGACTGAAAAATCAGATCGAAGGAGGGATGGTGCAGTCCATCAGCTGGGGTCTTATGGAAGAAGTCAATTTTGATGATACGCAGGTCACCAATTTAAATTGGGATTCTTACCCGATTTTACGTTTTCAGGAAGCTCCTGCTATACATATTGACGTGATTGACCACCCCCATGAGGTGCCGCTTGGTGCAGGGGAGGCAGCGCAAGGTCCCGCTACAGCAGCCCTGGTAAACGCAGTCTATCAGGCTACAGGAATCCGTGTGCGACAGCTTCCCGTTATCAAAGCATTGAAGCATAGCGCACTTGGCCTCAAACTCGCTGAGTTATGATGGTTAGCGCAGACTTATTTATATCACTAGATTTTATTCGTGATTATCAATATATTTTCGTGTTAACGCGTAGAAGTGTCATTTTGCTTTTATAAAGTGATAGCTTTACAGCTATTTTAAGGATCATGGTACAGCGATATTATACAACCTATCAAATTCTTCTGCTCAGTTCGCTGGTGGCGCTATTTCTAATTTTTCCGGATATTGTTTGGACGCCCTACGAGATGCGCGATATGCCCGCAGATCGACGACCATTCCATATTTTATTTTCGGTATTGCGATACGTCTATTTTACGTTATTAGTTTATCAGTTAATCAAGGTGAATCTAGAAAAATGGTCAACTACCAGTTTTTTGAAACGCCTTTTGCATAGTGCAATGGTTGTCGTAATAGCCTATATCTTGTATGGCATTATTTCCTATTCTTTATATGGCCGCATACGTCACTTCGGAAGCCTAGTGTTGTTTCAGTTTTTTATCGTCGCCATCCTCAGTGCGTTGATAGGACATATTTATTTATTGTATCAACTGCAAAGAAGTAAAGAAAAAGAAATTGAATTATTGAAAGTCGAAAATTTGCAAAGCCAATACGACGCGCTTACCAATCAAATAAATCCTCATTTCTTCTTTAACTCTCTTCATGGATTGACTTCGTTGATTCGAAAGCAAAATCAAGAAGCCACACTGACCTACGTGGAGAAACTATCCGATGTGTTTCGATACATACTTAGAAGTGATAAGAAAGGTCTGGTGAGTGTCGCAGAAGAGTTAGCTTTCGTACGTTCATTCGCTTATATGATGGAAGTACGTTTTGCCAATAAGATCCATTTTGAGATTGCCGTAAACCAGGATGTTTTGACCGATCAACTACCGGTGCTGTCTATTCTGCCATTGCTGGATAATATTGTAGTACACAATACAATCGACAGCCTTCATCCGATGCACATCCGTATAGATACGGAGCAAGCAGATCGTTTACGAATCAGCAGTCCTATTTTCCCTAAAATCAGACAGCCAGAAACGACAGGTACGGGGTTGAAAAATTTGCAGAGTCGCTTCCAGCTATTGCTCAATAAAGAAGTAATCATTGAAAAGCGTATGGATACATTTACCGTGACTTTACCATTAAATAAGATTGACGTAGTATGAAGGTCTTAATTGTAGAAGATGAAACTGCGGCTTACGATAGTTTGATCGCTATTCTGTCGGAGATAGATCCTTCCATCAGCATTGTAGGAAACACCGAAGGAGTAGCACAAACTATTCAATGGTTACAAACGCAGTCATTGCCAGATCTTATCTTTATGGATATCCATTTGTCTGACGGTCATGCTTTTATGCTATTTGAAGAGATGCTAATTGACGTGCCTATTATCTTCACTACGGCGTATGATACGTATGCTATTGACGCCTTTAAAGTAAATAGCGTTGATTACCTTTTAAAGCCTCTGATGAACGCAGACGTGGAGAGTGCAATAAACAAGTGGAAGAGAAGAACGCAGCAAGAAATGGTGCTGTATCAAAAGTCTACAAAGGATGTAATGGAACAATTGTCTTATCCGGAGAAACTGTTGGTTCCTCAGCGTGATAAACTGATGCCTATTGCGCTCAATAGTGTAGCCTGTTTTTATACCACAGAAAAGAATACCAGCTTGCATTTAGACACAGGTATCGTGTTGCGCTACGCGAAGACATTGGAGCAAATTACCTCCTCATTAAATCCAAAGCTATTCTATCGTGCCAATAAGCAATTCATCATCGCTCGAGAAAGTGTGGTAGACGTAGTGGTTTGCACCGATAGTCGCTTGCAGGTTAACTTGAATATTGCCGTTCCAGAAATCATTTTTGTGAGTAAAAATCGGGCAGCCGATTTCAAAGAGTGGCTGATTCAAAGTAAGTAGCGGCTTTGTATTCGTCTTGAGTGGTAAATATTTCGCTTTAGTACCTGTTGTTAAATGTTTGGGGCAATTATTGATAAGTTTGAATTATGAATTGGCTTACATCCTTTGCGTCGTCTACTATTGCTAGAAAAAACCTACTGCTCCAATTAGAAGCACTATTGGATGCGTATTACGAGCGTGGCGAGCAACTAGAACTGGGCGTGCCCACCGTTAATTATTGTGCCGATCAACTGAATTTATCGGCAAATTATTTCGGAGATTTGATTAAATTGGAGACGGGATTACCTGCTAAGACGCATATTCAAAACTGGATTATTGCCAGAGCGATTCATAAAGTAGTCTGCTCAACCTATACAGTAAGCGAAATCTCTTACCTGTTGGGGTTCAATTATCCACAACATTTCTGCCGGTTCTTTAAAAATAAAGTCGGACATACACCGGTAGCGTTCCGTAAGCAGTATACCACGGAAGACGTGACGGCGTCTGCTAGGTAAGCTCCTATAGGTTTTCTGCAAAAGCATGATCTCCAATCATATTGGATATAAACGAAGAGATTGCATGATTTTTGTGGAACCAAAGTAAATCACTTGGCACAGGATCCCTAATAATTTTGAAGGATGAAAGAGATACACGATATAGTCGAAGCTTATGATAAGGCAAGAAGCCAAGCCAAGCAGGCAGTACTGGCTACAGTCGTGCGCGTAGAGGGGTCTTCTTATCGGCGCCCAGGCGCCAGGATGTTGGTTACCGACGACGGACAGATCACAGGTGCCATCAGCGGTGGCTGCCTGGAAGGTGATGCCTTAAATCGGGCGCTCTTGGCTGCCTACCAAAAGGAAAATAAGCTCATTACCTATGATACCACAAAAGACAGTGATGCCGCTTTTGGCGTACAATTAGGCTGCAATGGTATCGTGCACATTCTGTTTGAGTATATCGATGCCGAGCAGGATTATAATCCCATCGCTTTATTACGAGAGTTAATTCAGTATCGATCGCATGCGGTAATCGCTGTTCAATACGCATTGGAACAGCGCGACAGACAGCGAGGTACCTTTTTACTGGTTAAAGAGGATTTAGGTACGCAGAAAAGCTCACCACCAGCCGCTTCATCTATATCCTATAATTTGCAGCAGGATATAAACCAGGTGCTGGAGAACAAGCGTTCGCATCAAACTGCGATCGTTGACCAAGGTGTTTCTCAAGACATCTTGCTTGAGCACATTGCTCCGCCCATTGCATTGTTCATCTTTGGTGCCGGGAATGATGCTCAGCCGCTAGCGGAACTTGCTTCGGTGTTGAACTGGCCGGTTACGGTCATTGATGGGCGCGCGACGCATGCTACGGCTCGTCGGTTTCCAAAGGCAAAGCGTGTCTTGATCGCTCCGGCTTCTGAGGCAATTGCCCAACTTTCCATTG is a window from the Sphingobacterium sp. lm-10 genome containing:
- a CDS encoding LytTR family DNA-binding domain-containing protein, whose protein sequence is MNILKCIIVDDEEGGHRVLEHFIGQVRYLNLSISIFNTVEAMEYIYNNEVDLVFLDINMPGLTGMEMLETMSNRPFVILTTAYEEYALEAYKYDVIDYLLKPFDFKRFLSAIDKVVNRLEGKSVEKQASIDLEDIVLKVNNEILKIPFNSILYTQSCGNYVKFFTANKMFISQIRTQEVEAKLNPKHFIRIHKSYLVATREIYKITGGELYLRDGTILPIGKFYKKNVIDTIKN
- a CDS encoding YetF domain-containing protein; this translates as MQNHLLNATEMMAFFEKVFLHNLDFSYAFEIVFRTTIMFAIIITFLRLTGKKGIRQLSIYEVAIIIALGSAAGDPMIVEDMAIVPSLIAFVSTLLLYRLITYISARHTKVESLIEGQPLYVIEDGMFSLEAKKAHTLGEDEFFAEMREANVSHIGQIKTAILETNGKLSIFYFEDKLVKYGLPILPREYKNRTDEIEIEGHYACTNCGAIEYLTNNSVCKRCNNTYWLRASNDRRIT
- a CDS encoding (2Fe-2S)-binding protein, translating into MENVFKILVNGKDCQIKADPETPMLYILRNNLTLNGPKFGCGLVQCGACMMLIDGVAVPSCTYPLQNVGQSEVTTLEGLSQEGEQLHPVQQSFFEEQAAQCGYCTNGLIMASVALLRRKSNPSETEIRAELQRNICRCGIHARAIRAVKKLADR
- a CDS encoding molybdopterin cofactor-binding domain-containing protein; amino-acid sequence: MEKNQQSRRAFIQSLGVLAIGFSMSGTACSRSEKQQADPSAPEIRTRELDMEEIDSWLVIREDGRVTIMTGKMELGQGITTAIAQVAAEELNMNMSLIDVHLAETGYTPDEGYTAGSRSIETSAMSVRRAAASAREYLLEMASQELSTPKIALTLEDGKISGQGKSTAIYTLLNGKYFETKISSDAPLYANSERKIVGRSVARMDIKSMVTGKSHFIHDLRFPDMVHARIVRPPAQAAKLTSVATQAISKLPGLAKFIRIGSLVAVIAEDEYQTIKLAKAVSHHLTWDYQKALPANRSLMQHIRSLPTDSKIDEKSEAWSDSTIANSPVRHRAAYFKPYIMHAANGPSCGIARYEDGKLWVWTHSQGVYPLRGALVDLLGLAEEHIHVKGVPGSGCYGHNGADDVAAEAALLAMEFPGRHVRLQWMREEENAWEPYGTAMVLEVEAGLDSQGRIKGWKYDLWSDDHGVRPGGDADNLMPAWYIEKGHGEAKSGFRGGATRNSEPYYTIPQLHLQSHIFRGPLRRSSLRGLGAYANVFAIESFMDELAEKANIDPIDFRIRHLNDERAIACLKQLANQIRSIKKQNQQGIGIGFARYKNQAAYCAVAAHVRVDQQTNKVEVIKLWAVVDAGEVINPDGLKNQIEGGMVQSISWGLMEEVNFDDTQVTNLNWDSYPILRFQEAPAIHIDVIDHPHEVPLGAGEAAQGPATAALVNAVYQATGIRVRQLPVIKALKHSALGLKLAEL
- a CDS encoding sensor histidine kinase; its protein translation is MVQRYYTTYQILLLSSLVALFLIFPDIVWTPYEMRDMPADRRPFHILFSVLRYVYFTLLVYQLIKVNLEKWSTTSFLKRLLHSAMVVVIAYILYGIISYSLYGRIRHFGSLVLFQFFIVAILSALIGHIYLLYQLQRSKEKEIELLKVENLQSQYDALTNQINPHFFFNSLHGLTSLIRKQNQEATLTYVEKLSDVFRYILRSDKKGLVSVAEELAFVRSFAYMMEVRFANKIHFEIAVNQDVLTDQLPVLSILPLLDNIVVHNTIDSLHPMHIRIDTEQADRLRISSPIFPKIRQPETTGTGLKNLQSRFQLLLNKEVIIEKRMDTFTVTLPLNKIDVV
- a CDS encoding LytTR family DNA-binding domain-containing protein, translating into MKVLIVEDETAAYDSLIAILSEIDPSISIVGNTEGVAQTIQWLQTQSLPDLIFMDIHLSDGHAFMLFEEMLIDVPIIFTTAYDTYAIDAFKVNSVDYLLKPLMNADVESAINKWKRRTQQEMVLYQKSTKDVMEQLSYPEKLLVPQRDKLMPIALNSVACFYTTEKNTSLHLDTGIVLRYAKTLEQITSSLNPKLFYRANKQFIIARESVVDVVVCTDSRLQVNLNIAVPEIIFVSKNRAADFKEWLIQSK
- a CDS encoding helix-turn-helix domain-containing protein, producing MNWLTSFASSTIARKNLLLQLEALLDAYYERGEQLELGVPTVNYCADQLNLSANYFGDLIKLETGLPAKTHIQNWIIARAIHKVVCSTYTVSEISYLLGFNYPQHFCRFFKNKVGHTPVAFRKQYTTEDVTASAR
- a CDS encoding XdhC/CoxI family protein, with the translated sequence MKEIHDIVEAYDKARSQAKQAVLATVVRVEGSSYRRPGARMLVTDDGQITGAISGGCLEGDALNRALLAAYQKENKLITYDTTKDSDAAFGVQLGCNGIVHILFEYIDAEQDYNPIALLRELIQYRSHAVIAVQYALEQRDRQRGTFLLVKEDLGTQKSSPPAASSISYNLQQDINQVLENKRSHQTAIVDQGVSQDILLEHIAPPIALFIFGAGNDAQPLAELASVLNWPVTVIDGRATHATARRFPKAKRVLIAPASEAIAQLSIDSYSVAVLMTHNYNYDRDVLHQLIQSDSPYIGLLGPKKRFDRLMAELNEQGNPPDFLDMTRLFGPIGLDIGSETSEEIALSILSEIKAVMSNRDGRSLRERTTKMHGNTPILAGHVC